The sequence TGCATCTACCGTTTCCTGGTCAAACTGGAGATTGGCGGTGCTGCCCGTCACTGCCGGATTGCCCAAAGTTGAACTGGTCAGCGCAGACCGGTCCAGGTTGAAACCACCAGCTTTATAACCGCGCGAGTAGCTACCATAAATCAGCAGGTCGTCGGTTGGCTTGTAGGACAAAATGGCTGTGCCGGTAAATTCGCTCTCGCTCCGGCTATCGGCCAGCGATACGCCATCCAGTTCAGAGGTTGAGTTGCCCTGACAGGACAGACCGATCAGACCGCCTGCCAATGCACCAAGTCCTCCGCTAAGTAAGGGAGTGAACAATGCCCGCTGGATCGGACACATCGTATTGTCGTTGGTGAAGGCTGCGTTAAAATCCTTGGTTTCATTGGTATAGCGCAGTCCCAAAGTCAGATCGAGCTTGTCGGTAACGTGGAAGATATTGTGGGTGAAAAAAGCAAAATTTTCGCTTTTCTGATTATATGTGTCGAGCACCGTTCCCTTGTCATTGATCTGAGCCAGATTGTCCAGACCGGCAAAAATCAACGGTGTCGCTGCACCGAATGCGCCAGCACCTCCATTTGCGGCTTGCAATGCAGCCCTGCCGCCAGCGCTTAGACAGCCTGTGCTGGTTGGAGATGCAAGGGCCGGGTTAACGGCATTGACGACACGGCATGGTGCGAAGGCACCATATTGCGAACCAAAGCGCAGATTATCTCGTACCTCAAGCTTTTCGTTGGCGTAAAAACCGCCGACCAACCAATCCAGCTTGTCGTCGAACGCCGAACCCTGCAGTCGCAGTTCTTGCGTAAAGGTTTTAAACTCACGAGCACCGGCATTTTCATTCGGCTCGCGATAAAGGATATCTACCTGTGTGTAATCGGTATCACTACCCTGAAAGTTGGAATATTCACGATATCCGGTGATCGACGTGAAGTTCATCTCACCCAGTTCGGCATTGAGTTCAACCGAAGCGCCAAAATCCTCGGTTTCACCGGCATATGAACGACCGGGTGTGACATAGATATCCCGGTTGAACGTACTTTGCGTAAGCGCGTTGCTGTTTTGACCGAGCGCCAACAGCACCGGTATGATCGGATTCGCCGTGTCGGTAAGAGCGGGCGCACCAGGCTGTGGAAGAGCGAAAGGATCAAGTCCCGGGCTTACTCTTGCCCGCTGCGCAAATTCAGGCTGGACGAACGTCGCTGCACAGCAGGATTCGTCTTTCTTTGAATAGTCACCAATCACCCGGACCGTCAGTCCATCCTTTGGCTCAAACAACAGCTGGCCACGCACAAGAAACCGGTCTTTGTTATTGACGTCGGTTCCGTTTACAACATCATTGTAAAAGCCGTCGCGCTTCAAATAAACGCCGTCGACGCGCGCAGCAATCGTATCGCTCAACGGGCCATTAATGCCCCCTTCCAGACGTATCTGGTTGTAATTGCCGTAGGATGCTGCGGCATGTCCTGAGAATGTAAATTCAGGGGCGGCAGTGGTAATGCTGATCATACCGGCAGAAGAGTTGCGGCCACCCAATGTTCCTTGCGGACCCCGCAGAACTTCGATCCGATCAATCGGGCCAAGTTCGCTGAGCGCATTACCACTACGCGAACGATAGACACCATCGATGAACACGGCCACGGAGCTTTCCAGTCCGGGGTTGTCACCCACGGTACCGATACCGCGAATACGGGCAGAGCCATTGGCTTCGTTTCCGGTCGATGACACAAGCAATGAAGGCGCAAGCTGGTTGAGCTCACGAATGTCGGTTGCCCCACTCTTCTGCAATTGTTCCGCGTTAATGGCCGAAACAGCAATAGGAACATCGGACAAAGCTTGCGACCGGCCCTGTGCGGTCACCACGATCACATTATTATCGACGGCACCCTCATCACTTCCGTCAACTTGGTCGGCGGCATCCGATTGCGTCTGTGCATAAACGGGGGCGGTGGTGATTGCTGCAAGTGCAAATGCGCACGCAGATAGATTCAACGCTAATTTCATAACATGCTCTCCTGAAAATTTATTTTTTATCCTCATTAATGTATAGCCTAGCCCGTCACATTTGATAGCCAAATCTCGCATCAATGCACCGTTTTCTGCAAACTGTGGCTTTATTGTCAGCCTATGCGGCACTTTTGGCGCAACAAATGAGCAGCCGATTTGCTTCCAACATCCAATGGCCCGCATCTTCTGGAAACAGAGAATAATTAATAAGAGCAGGATGACGTAGCGTCATAGCTGGCGCGGCCTGATCTCCCCGCATTTTGGATGGTTTCCAGGCAAATTTTTGGCCGTCCCAAACACTGCTTGGACCGAAACCGGGTCAATCACTATTTATCGGCCGTCGAGAGCGCAACGCCTGCGCCAGAGTCCCCTCATCGAGATAGTCCAGCTCACCGCCCACCGGTATCCCGTGCGACAGCTGACTGAGTCTCACGGGATAATTTTCCAATCGCTCGGCGATATAATGGGCCGTCGTCTGACCCTCCAAAGTGGCATTCATCGCCAGAACGACTTCGTCAATCCCGCCCTGCTCGACGCGCTTGATCAGCTTGTCGATCGCAATGTCTTCGGGCCGCACGCCGTCCAGTGCTGACAACCGCCCGCCAAGCACATGGAATTTTCCGGGAAACAGCCGCGGTGGGGCATAATGGGTAAAAGGAGTCCCACTATGTGACGACGCAAAGAGCCGACGATCCCGGCAGAGTTACTGGATCAACTATTGGCATGATCGGATGCAGCTTCTGCGCTGGATCAGGGAGGGTTGCTGGATTCGTTGAAGAAGGCGCTCGCCGAACGGGCGTTGAATGCCGAGATGGATCATCATCTGGGTGGCGATGAACAGGTAGGCAACAGCCGCAATGGCTATGGCCGCAAGCGCGTCATCACCGATAGCAGCAAAATCGAGATCGAGGTGCCGCGCGACCGCGAGGGCAGCTTTGATCCGCAGTTGATTGCTAAATACCAGCGCCGGTTCCCTGGTTTTGATGAGAAGATTATCTCAATGAATGCGCGCGGGATGAGCACACGAGAGATCACCGGGCATCTGCGCGCCCTGTACGGCATCGACGTATCGCCTGACCTGATCTCGACTGTCACCGACGGCGAGCATCGCGCCGTGCCGGGGGCACGGGAAGACGCGCAGCGCTGGAAGAAGTTACTGCCTGGCAGCAGCGGCCGCTTGATCCGGCCTATCCACTGGTGTTTTTCGACGCCATTCGCGTCAAGATCCGCGATGAAGGCATGGTTCGCAGCAAAGCTATTCATATCGCGCTTGGCGTCCGCGCTGATGGCCGCAAAGAGGTTCTCGGCCTGTGGATTGAACAAAATGAAGGTGCCAAATTCTGGTTGCGCGTTATGAACGAGCTTAAAAACCGGGGCACCGAGGATATCATGCTGGCAGTCGTTGATGGTCTCAAGGGCTTTCCCGATGCGATAACGGCGGTATTTCCCGAAGCCGTCGTGCAGTGAGAACGGCGGTGCAAAAGTCGGCCACGGTAGCGGCGGGATGAGCTTGCTGCGGGCGGTGTAAAAGTCGTCCACCTTTACCCTTTCTGGCGACAGGGAGGGCGGGAGGATTTTTACTGTGTATTTATATCGGAAGGTTCGGCTGGCCTGTGCTGAGGGCATGAGCCAGCGGGAGGCAGCGCGGCATTTCAACATCTCGCGCGACAGTGTAGCCAAGATGATGGCGTTCTCGGTTCCGCCGGGTTACCGGCGATCGGCACCGGTCAAGCGACCGAAGCTGGATGGCTTCACTGGGATTATCGACGGCTGGCTGGACGGCGATCTGGGGGTTCATCGCAAGCAGCGGCACACAGCGAAGCGGGTGTTCGACCGGCTCCGCGATGAACACGGGTTCACCGGCGGCTACACGATCGTGAAGGACTACATGCGGGAGCGCGAACGGCGCGGTCGCGAGATGTTCGTGCCGCTGGTCCATCGGCCCGGCCATGCCCAGGCCGATTTCGGCGAGGCGGTTGTCATCATTGGCGGTGTCGAGCAGAAGGCGCATTTCTTCGTCATGGACCTGCCGCACAGTGATGCCTGCTTTGTGCGGGCCTATCCGGCGGCAACGGCGGAAGCCTGGGTTGATGGCCACGTCCACGCCTTCGCGTTCTTCGGCAAGGTGCCGATATCGATCCTCTACGACAACGACCGCTGCCTGGTTGCGAAGATTCTTCCGAACGGAACGCGTAAGCGGGCCACGCTCTTCAGCGGGTTCCTGTCGCACTACCTGTTCCGCGATCGCTACGGCCGCCCCGGCAAGGGCAACGACAAGGGTAACGCGGAAGGGCTGGTCGGCTATTCCCGCCGCAACTTCATGGTACCGATCCCGCGGTTTGCGAGCTGGGAGGCGTTCAACGCCTATTTGGAGGAGCAGTGCCGCGAACGTCAGGCGGATGTCCTGCGGGGCCAGTCCGAGACGATCGGTCAACGCCTCGCGCGGGATCTGGCGGCGATGACCGGCCTTCCTGCGGCACCGTTCGATGCCTGTGACCAGGCAACCGGAAGGGTCAGTTCGCAGGCGCTGGTGCGCTACAAAACCAACGATTACTCGGTACCGGTCGCTTACGGCCACCGCGACGTCTGGATCAGGGGCTATGTCGACGAGGTGGTTATTGGCTGCAGCGGCGAAGTCATCACACGCCATCCCCGCTGCTACGACCGCGAGGACATGGTCTTCGATCCGCTGCATTACCTTCCGCTGATCGAGCGCAAGATCAACGCCCTGGACCAAGCAGCTCCCTTGGCTGAATGGAGCCTGCCGCCCGAGTTCGCAACACTGCGCCGCCTGATGGAGGCGCGGATGATCAAGGCCGGACGCCGCGAGTACGTGCAGGTTTTGCGCCTGCTCGAGACCTTCGACATCGACGATCTGCATGCCGCCGTGAAGAAGGCCCTGCAATTGGGGGCAATTGGCTTTGATGCCGTCAAGCACCTTGTTCTCTGCCATGTCGAGAAACGGCCGCCGAAGCTCGACCTCGATGTCTATCCCTACCTGCCGCGCGCCAATGTCGAGACCACATCGGCCGCCAGCTACATGGCCCTGATGACGGAGCCGGCGGAATGACCGACGCGCCGAAGATCCTGCTGGCCGATCATCTGAAGACGCTGAAGCTGCCGACATTCCTGCGCGAGTATGAAAAGCTCGCGCGCCAGTGCGCCGCCGAGGGGCTGGATCATGTCCAGTTCCTGGGACGTCTGGTCGAGCTGGAGCTGATCGATCGCGAGCGCAGAATGATCGAACGCCGTATCAAGGCCGCGAAATTCCCGGCCACCAAGAGCCTCGACAGCTTCGACTTCAAGGCGATCCCAAAGCTGAACAAGATGCAGGTGCTGGAACTGGCCCGCTGCGAATGGATCGACCGGCGCGAGAATGTCATCGCCCTTGGCCCGAGCGGCACAGGCAAGACCCATGTCGCCCTCGGACTTGGGCTGGCTGCCTGCCAGAAGGGCCTCTCGGTCAGCTTCACCACCGCCGCGACGCTGGTCAACGAGATGATGGAAGCCCGAGACGAGCGCCGTCTGCTCCGCCTGCAAAAGCAGCTGGCCGCGGTCAAGCTGCTCATCATCGACGAGTTGGGCTTTGTGCCATTGTCCAAGACCGGTGCAGAGCTCTTGTTCGAACTGATCTCGCAGCGCTATGAGCGCGGCTCCACGATGATAACCAGCAATTTGCCATTCGACGAATGGACCGAAACCTTCGGCACCGAACGTCTGACCGGAGCACTGCTCGATCGGCTGACCCACCACGTCAACATCCTCGAGATGAATGGCGACAGCTATCGACTCGGCCAAAGCCGTGCCCGGAAGGCAAAAGCCGCCACCTGATCCAGCCAATCCAGATTTGGCCCTGACGGGCCAAAGCGGCCAGTCAACCGCCAGCTATTTGGGGAGCGCGGCTGACTGGCCGCCGCCATTTTGCACCCATCACGCTCAACCAAAAACTGGTCTACTTTTGCGCCGCCATATGGCCTGATTTTACTCCGCCGTTGACAATCGCCAAGCCATATTGAAAAAAGAAACGTCCGACTATCCCTTCCATAAAGGCAATAGGCACAAACACTGCCAACGTGGCAAATGTCCCGGCAAGCACCGCCAATGCGACCCGCTTGGTTGCTATTGGTGCGGCCTCCATTGGATCAGCACCTTCATCGACATCGCTTTGCACGGCTTCAACAACGACGATAGCGTCATCAACAAGCAATCCAATCGCGACCGTCAGCGCCAATAATGTCATGAAATTAAGCGTAAAATCGAAGGCAGCAAAGGCAGCGAACGTGGCAATAACGGAAGTCGGGATGGCCAGCATAACGATAAAAGTTGCCCGCCAGCTGAGCAGAAAAAAGAACGTGACAAAAACAACCAATACCACCGCGATCATCAAATCAAACAGGACATCACCAATGGCCGATTCGATAAATCTCGCGGTCTCTCTCGTGACAACAATTTCAACTCCGCTCGGTAGCTGGCCCTTGATTTGCTCTATCTCCGCTTTGATTGCCCTGGTCATTGCAACCGTATTACTTCCAGATTGCTTGCGAACCTCAAGGACAACTCCAGGGCGACCATTCAACTGGGCATAGCTGGTTTCATCCTCGACCGAGTCTTCCACGCGCCCGATATCGCGGACCCGTGTGACCTGTCCGTTGGGCCGATAAGCTACCGC comes from Sphingorhabdus sp. YGSMI21 and encodes:
- a CDS encoding TonB-dependent receptor, which produces MKLALNLSACAFALAAITTAPVYAQTQSDAADQVDGSDEGAVDNNVIVVTAQGRSQALSDVPIAVSAINAEQLQKSGATDIRELNQLAPSLLVSSTGNEANGSARIRGIGTVGDNPGLESSVAVFIDGVYRSRSGNALSELGPIDRIEVLRGPQGTLGGRNSSAGMISITTAAPEFTFSGHAAASYGNYNQIRLEGGINGPLSDTIAARVDGVYLKRDGFYNDVVNGTDVNNKDRFLVRGQLLFEPKDGLTVRVIGDYSKKDESCCAATFVQPEFAQRARVSPGLDPFALPQPGAPALTDTANPIIPVLLALGQNSNALTQSTFNRDIYVTPGRSYAGETEDFGASVELNAELGEMNFTSITGYREYSNFQGSDTDYTQVDILYREPNENAGAREFKTFTQELRLQGSAFDDKLDWLVGGFYANEKLEVRDNLRFGSQYGAFAPCRVVNAVNPALASPTSTGCLSAGGRAALQAANGGAGAFGAATPLIFAGLDNLAQINDKGTVLDTYNQKSENFAFFTHNIFHVTDKLDLTLGLRYTNETKDFNAAFTNDNTMCPIQRALFTPLLSGGLGALAGGLIGLSCQGNSTSELDGVSLADSRSESEFTGTAILSYKPTDDLLIYGSYSRGYKAGGFNLDRSALTSSTLGNPAVTGSTANLQFDQETVDAFEIGAKYSTREFSLSVAAFRQQFDNFQLNTFNGSAYVVQNVNACSDDLGGADRDASGATGNCTPDNVKYGVVAQGVELEASINPIRDVNISMGLIYTDTSYENNLVGRDTGSPLDPALRLLPGDNLSNAPEITATASLSYTPPIGNSGLTGLFYVNARTTSDYNTGSDLLYGKEQDGFTLVNARIGIRGPDDLWAIEGWAQNVFNVGYSQVAFNTPFVASQQTYSAFLAEPRTYGITLRGQF
- the istA gene encoding IS21 family transposase; translation: MYLYRKVRLACAEGMSQREAARHFNISRDSVAKMMAFSVPPGYRRSAPVKRPKLDGFTGIIDGWLDGDLGVHRKQRHTAKRVFDRLRDEHGFTGGYTIVKDYMRERERRGREMFVPLVHRPGHAQADFGEAVVIIGGVEQKAHFFVMDLPHSDACFVRAYPAATAEAWVDGHVHAFAFFGKVPISILYDNDRCLVAKILPNGTRKRATLFSGFLSHYLFRDRYGRPGKGNDKGNAEGLVGYSRRNFMVPIPRFASWEAFNAYLEEQCRERQADVLRGQSETIGQRLARDLAAMTGLPAAPFDACDQATGRVSSQALVRYKTNDYSVPVAYGHRDVWIRGYVDEVVIGCSGEVITRHPRCYDREDMVFDPLHYLPLIERKINALDQAAPLAEWSLPPEFATLRRLMEARMIKAGRREYVQVLRLLETFDIDDLHAAVKKALQLGAIGFDAVKHLVLCHVEKRPPKLDLDVYPYLPRANVETTSAASYMALMTEPAE
- the istB gene encoding IS21-like element helper ATPase IstB; this encodes MTDAPKILLADHLKTLKLPTFLREYEKLARQCAAEGLDHVQFLGRLVELELIDRERRMIERRIKAAKFPATKSLDSFDFKAIPKLNKMQVLELARCEWIDRRENVIALGPSGTGKTHVALGLGLAACQKGLSVSFTTAATLVNEMMEARDERRLLRLQKQLAAVKLLIIDELGFVPLSKTGAELLFELISQRYERGSTMITSNLPFDEWTETFGTERLTGALLDRLTHHVNILEMNGDSYRLGQSRARKAKAAT